TCCTTGATGGCAACGGCAGGATCGGGCGGCTGCTCATTACGTTGTATCTGATGAGCAAAGGCCTGTTGATCCGCCCATCGTTGTACCTCTCGGCGTACTTGGAGCGCCACAAGGGCAAGTACTATGATGCGCTTACCGTCGTCCGGGAGTCCAACGATATCGGCCAATGGGTGCGTTTCTTTCTGGTTGCTATCCGGGACACGTCGCGCAAGGGCATTGCCACGTTCAAGGAGATAATGCGTCTTCGCGACTCCAGCCGCGCCCTGGTGCTCTCCAAACTGGGTGGGCGCAGTAGCAACGGCTTGCAATTGCTCGATATGCTGTACGCACGTCCGGTCCTGTCCATTGCAAACATCGCTGAGGGGCTTCAAGTTTCCAGGCCCACGGCTGGTGCCCTGGTGAAGGATTTCGAGGCGATCGGCCTGCTTTCGGAGGCCACAGGGCGGCAACGGTACAAGGTCTACAGGTACGAAGCGTATCTGGACTTGTTCCGGGAGAAGGCCGATGCGGGAGAGGGGCAGGTGGAGGGCGCTGAGTCTGTCGAAGAGTTCTAATGTAAAGTTTTGGCCTTTTCTTTACATTGGCAGGGGCGGGTTGAAAATTTTCCTGTGTTTTCTTTCACGGCTGAAAGTTGAGCCGCGTTCCCTCCGGGGCTTTTCGTGAGCGGTGCCGGTGGAGGTGCCCGGCTGGCGGCAGCACGGGGTGTGGGGAAAAGAAGCGGCGCGGTTGCTTTTGGCGGTCGTTAACGTAAAAATTGTACGTAAATTTTACGCTACGGGGGCATCAAGGAAAAATCGGGTGAGTTTTTTTGCCTCAGGCGGGGGAACGCTCGCCGTCCAAAACCACCCCCCCCACACACGCCGCAACACGCGATGGTATCAGGGGCCCAGAGCGCGGCGCCAAACATCACGCGGCAGCTCCGGTGAGCGGCCGCATGAGGTGGGCCAGCGGGGGCGAAAGGGGCGGGCGGCCCGTTGCCGGGCCCGCAGCCTAGTACTCGCCGTTCTTCCAGGACTGCTTGATGTAGAACAGGCAGCAGCCCACCAGGAAGATGCCGAGGATGAAGAACAGGAAGTCCATGTCGCGCTCCTTGCTTGGTTGAGGAAAATTTCACTTACACTGGAACGCGCATCATTTCAACCATTCAGCCGGGGTGCGGGGCGGGATTTCGGCCTGTTTTGCGCCGCGCCTCCCGGCCGGGCCATCCGGCCGCAGGCTGGCGAGGCGCCCGGCCCGGAGGGCTGGCCGGGTGCAGCCTCGCTGGCCGCGTCCGCCCCGCCCCTCCTGGCCGGGCAGGCCGCCCTGCTGCCGCAGGGCACGGCGCCGCCCGTCCATCCGGCCCGACGGCCCTTCGCTCAGGCCGCCCCGCCCCGCTCCAGCAGCGCCGCGCATTCGATGTGCGGGCTGTGGGGAAACAGGTCCACGGGCCGGACCTCGGCCAGGGCGTAGCCGCCCTCGGCCAGCAGGGCCACGTCGCGGGCCAGGGTCGCGGGGTTGCACGACACGTAGACCACCCGGCGCGGCCCCAGGGCCGCCAGGGCCGCCACGGCCTGCGGGGCCATGCCCGCGCGCGGCGGGTCCACGAAAGCCACGTCGGGCACGTGGTCCAGCCCGGCCAGCAGCGCCCCGGCGTCTCCGGCCAGGAAGGTGCAGTTGCCCAGGCCGTTGCGCTGCGCGTTGCCCTGGGCGTCCTCTACGGCGGGGGCGTGGACCTCGATGCCCGTGACCCGCGCGGCGCGCCCGGCGGCGGCCAGGGCCAGCCCGCCCACCCCGCAGTACAGGTCGAGCACGGCCTCGGCGCCCGTGAGCCCGGCCAGCTCCAGGGCCGCGCCGTAGAGGGCCTCGGCCCCGGGGGTGTTGGTCTGGAAGAAGGCATCGGGCGAGATGCGGAAGCTCAGGCCCAGCAGGCGTTCCTCGATCCACGGCTGGCCGTGGGCCGCCACCTGGCGCTCGCCCTGGGCCACGGCGGCGTTGTTGGCGCGCACGGAATGCACGGCGCCCGCCAGGGCCGGGAAGGCGGCCAGCAGGTCTTCGCACAGTGCGCGTGCGGCGCCGCCGTCGGGCCCCGGCCCGGTGATGACGTGGGCCAGGGCCTGGCCCGTGGCCTCGGAGCGGCGCACGACCAGGAAGCGCCAGACCCCGCGCCGGGTGCGCGCGTCGTAGGCCGGAACGCCCACTTGGCGGCAGAACTCGCGCGCGTGGCGCACCACGTCCATGCACGGCTCGGCCTGCAGCGCGCAGTGCTCCACGTTGACCACCGAGGCCGACCCGCGCCGGTGCAGGCCCAGGGCCAGCCGCGCGCCGCCCCCGGCAAAGGCGAACTCCATCTTGTTGCGGAAGCGGCGGGTGGCGGGCGAGGGCAGGGCGGGGTGCACGGTGAAGCCCCGCGCGCCGCCCAGGCGGGCCAGGGCGTCGGCTACGTGCCCGGTCTTGCAGCGCAGCTGCTCGGCGTAGTCCAGGTCCTGGAACAGGCAGCCGCCGCACTTGCCGAAATGCGGGCAGAAGGGCTCCACGGCGTGGGGCCCGGGGTCGAGCACGCGCACGGTCTCGGCCTGGGCGAAGCGCTTGCCGGGCTTGGTCACCCGGGCCAGCACCCGGCTGCCGGGCAGGGCGCCGTCCACGAAGACCACGAACCCGTCCACCCGGGCCAGCCCCTGGCCGCCGAAGGCCATTTTGTCCACGGTCAGCTCCAGCTCCGCGTCCTTGTGAAATTTTTCGCTCATCGGCTGTTTTCCCAGGGCCTGGCCCTTGACATTTTCATGGTTTCAGACAATTTGAGTTTTCCAACGCCAACGAAGGAGCCATGCCATGAGCGTCGTTTTCGAACTCGCCACCAACATGCTGCACAGCAGCCCCCAGGGCTATCTGGGCGTGTCCCTGATCTTCATCTACATGGCGGTCATCGTCGGCACGGCCCTGTACCGCATCAAGCAGCACGGCGGCCACTAGGCCGCCCGGGTCCGCCGGTCTACCCCACTGGCGGCGGCGGTCAAGGAAAAAGTCCCCATTTCGTCCGGACGCGGAGCCAACGCGCGGGTGCGTCCCGTTGCGTTGGCTTTTTTGCGCCCTGTGCGCCCGGCTCTTGCGGCCTCCCCGGGCCCTCGCAACGCCTGGGCGCACGGTGAACAGCCTGCGGGCCGCCCGGTCCTTGCGGTCCTGCCCCGCGTTCTCCTGCGGAATGCGTGCCCGCCCCGCAGCACTCCTGGAAACCCCGCGTCCTGCTGCGGCACCTCTGTGGGGCCCGCGCCGCCTCTGAGCGCCCCCGGGCCGCCCCACGCTCCGTTGCCTGCGCCGTGCGGCGGCCCCATCCGCCGGGCCCGTCGGGGCGTGTGGCGCGCCTTGTGATTTATTTTTTCGATTGAGTGAATCGGAAATATAAATTCTCCGCGCCGATCCAGAAAGAAATATTTCCTTTGATTCCCCGCTGCTGACTCCTTTTCGGCCCCGGTAGGCGCCAGGCTGCACAGCTGGCGCCCGGGCCCGTGGCGGCGGTGCTAGGTCTGCGGCCTGCTTCGGCGGGCCCGCCCGGGCCGCGCGCACCCAGCCCAAGGAGGAATCACAGTGACAGTGGAATCGCAAATCATCAAGGCCCGCTACGAAGGCAACGGCGTGGGCCGCGAATTTCCCACGCAGTTCGCCTTCCTGGAGGACGCCCACGTGCGGGCCGTGCTGCGCAGCCCGGCCCCGGGCGCCCCGGCAGGGGTGCAGGACGCCCTGCTGGAGCTGGGCCGGGACTACACCCTGCGCGGCGCGGGCGACCCCGGCGGCGGCACCCTGGAGATGGCCGCGCCCCCGGCCCCGGGCCAGACCCTGACCCTGTACAGCGACGTGCCCCTGACCCAGGAACGCGCCTGGAACAACATGGACGTCATCGACACCGCGGAGATCGAAAAGGCCCACGACAAGCTGACGCGCATCAGCCTGCAGCTCAAGGAGGAGCTGGGCCGCTGCGTGAAATACGCCGTGGCCGACCCCGAGCCCGGGCGGGCCGTGGAGCCCGCCGCGCTTTTGGCCGCGCGCGACACGGCCCTGGCGGCGCGCGACGGGGCCCTGGCCAGCGAGGGCGCCGCCCTGGCCGCCGCCCAGCGGGCGGACGAGGCCTCGGTGCTCGCCGCTGCGGCCACCCTGCGCGCCGAGACGGCCGCCCAGGGCGCCCAGGCCGACGCCACCCGGGCCGAGGCCGCCGGGCACAAGGCCGAGCAGCATGCCGCCCTGGCCTTCGCCGCCGCAGCCCCCGCCTGGGACGCCGCCACGGCCTACGACTTCCCCGCCGTGGTCGCCTGGAGCGACGGCCATTCCTACCGCGCCGTGGCGCCCAGCCAGGGCCAGGAGCCGCCGGGCTCCCCGGCCTGGGTCCGCGTCACCGTGGGCCGGGGCCACCTCTTCGAGCAGGACCCGGACGGCGACATCATCCCGGCCCTCTAGTGCCGCGTCCGCGAAATACGGCTGGCTGCATGGCCGCATGACAGCTTGGGCCAAACGTTTTTCAAAAACCCTGGGTTGATTTTGGACGCGACACGAGCACGCATCCAGGAGGAAACATGACCACCGCCAGCATCTGCCCCCGCGCCCACGGCGAAGGGGGCCTTGGCAGGCCGCAGCGCAGTTGGGGCGCGCTGTGGGCCTGCGCCGTCAACGGCAAGGACCTGACCCAGCACGCCCTGGCGACCACGGCGGACCTGGGCAGCGCCGCCAGCCTCGACGCGGGCGCCGAACCCGGCAACGTGGCGCAGCTGGACGGCGCGGGGCGCCTGCCCGCGCCGCTGGGGGCCGTGGCGCCCGGCACCGTCCTGGCCTTCGCCGGGGCGGCCCCGCCCGAGGGGTATCTCGAATGCGACGGGGCGAGCGTCTCGCGCGCGGCCTACGCGGCGCTGTTCGCGGCCATCGGCACGACCTTCGGCGCGGGCGACGGCAGCACGACCTTTGCCCTGCCCGACCTGCGCGGCGAGTTCGTGCGCGGCTGGGACCACGGGCGCGGGGCCGATGCGGGGCGCAGCCTGGGTTCGGCCCAGGGCGACGCCATCCGCAACATCACGGGCGAGGCCACGCGGACCGGGACGTTTGGTCTCATCGCAAACGACGCTGCGAACGTCACCGGATGCTTCGAGTTGGGCACCGCCACCACGGGCATCATCAGCAGTGGGACTGGCTCCGCGCGCTGGCTGGCCTTCGACGCCTCCAACGTGGTGCCCACCGCCAACGAGAACCGCCCGCGCAACGTCGCGTTCCTGCACGTCATCAAATACTAGGAGGAGCCATGCAGTTGTATCACTACCACCCCGAGACGGGCGAAGCCCTTGGCGCCAGCCCGGCTCGGCCCGACCCCCTGGCGCCGGGCGGCTGGCTCATCCCGGCCCACGCCACCACCCAGGCCCCGCCCGAGGCGCCGCCGGGGCGGGCCGCCGTCTGGCAGGGCGGGGCCTGGGCCCTGGTGGAGGATCACCGGGGGCGCCAGGGTTGGCTTGACGGCCAGCCCGCGACCCTCACCGGGCTTGGCCCCCTGCCCGCAGGCTGGGCCGACGCCGCCCCCGAGCCCGACGCCGCCGCGTTGGCCGCCCTGGTCCGCGCAGAGCGCGACACGCGCCTGGCGGCCTGCGACTGGACGCAGCTGCCCGACGCGCCGCTGGATGGCGCCCAGCGCGCGGCCTGGGCCGCCTGCCGCCAGGGGCTGCGCGACGTGCCCCAGCAGCCGGGCTTCCCGGGGGCGGTGCAGTGGCCCGGGGCGCCCCAGGGCTGAGGCCAGCGCCGCGACAGTTTCCGCCCGCCGGGCGCCGCTTCCGGCGCCCCCTGCCCCGCCCCTGCCCTTCCTTCGGGTTGGCCTCCGGCCCGGGCCCGGCGACCGTCGCCGGGCCCGGGCCCCTTCCCCCCGGGGCCGTCCCCTGGTAGACAGGGCCTGCCATGTCCGTCACCCTCGTCGTCGCCGAGAAGCCCTCCGTGGGCCGCGAGATCGCCAAGGTCCTGGGCCTGCCGGGGCGCGGCTCGGGCTGCATCTCCGGCCCGGGCTGGGTCGTCACCTGGGCCGTGGGCCACCTCATCGGCATCGCCGAGCCCGGCGACCAGGACCCGGCCTGGGCCGGGCGCTGGCACATGCGCATGTTGCCCATGGTCCCTGCGCGCTTCCGGCTGGCCGTGCTGCCCGAGTCGGCCCGGCAGTACGAGGTGGTGCGCGGGCTCATGCTGCGCGAGGACGTGGGCGAGATCATTAACGCCACCGACGCCGGGCGCGAGGGTGAGCTGATCTTCCGGCGCATCGCCATGCTTGCCGGGTGCGACAAGCCCGTGCGCCGCCTGTGGGCCAGCGACATGACCGAGCAGGGCCTGAAGAAGGCCCTGGCGGGCACCGTGCCCGCCGAGCGCAAGCGCAACCTGGGCCTGGCGGCCTTTGCCCGCGCCGAGGCCGACTGGCTGGTGGGCATGAACTACTCGCGGCTGTTCACCTTGAAGGACGGCTCGCTGATCACCGTGGGCCGCGTGCAGACCCCGGTGCTCAAGCTGCTGGTGGACCGCCGCCGCGAGATCGAGCACTTTACCCCACGCGACTACTGGACCGTGGAAGCCACCCTGGCCCACGGCGAGGAGCCCTTTGCCGCCACCTGGCACGCCCCGCCGGACTACAAGGAAACGCGCATCGACCGGCGCGACGAGGCCGAGGCTGTGGTGGCGGGCTGCGCCGGGCGCGAGGGCGCGGTGCTTTCCGTGGAGAGCGCCGCGCGCCAGCAGAAGCCGCCCCTGCCCTTCGACCTGACCACCCTGCAACGCGAGGCCAACGCGCGCCTGGGCCTGTCGGCCAAGGACACCCTGGCCGTGGCCCAGGCCCTGTACGAGCGGCGCAAGCTCATCACCTACCCGCGCACCGATTCGCGGCACCTGACCCGCGAGCTGTTCGCCGAGGTGCTGGAGCACCTGCGCGCGGTGTACGCCCATTTTCCCGACGAGGCCCGGGCCGCCGCCGAGGGCGTCAAGGCCGGGGGGCGGCGCTTCGAATGCGTCAGCGACGCCAAGGTCACCGACCACCACGCCATCATCCCCACCGCCGCCCGGGCCAACCGCCAGGCCCTGTCCGCCGACGAGTGGAACGTCTACGAGATGATCTGCCGCCGGTTCTGCGCGGCGTTCATGGCCCCGGCGAAGTTTTCGGCCACCACCGTGTGGGCCGAGGTGGCCGGGCAGCGTTTCAAGGCCACGGGCAAGGTGTTCAAGGAGCTGGGCTGGCTGACCGCCGAGCCCTGGCGCGCGGCGGCGGACAACCCCCTGCCCCGGCTGCGCAAGGGCGCGCCCGTGGCCGCCCGGGCCCTGGAGGCCAAGGCCCACCAGACCAAGCCCCCGGCGCACTTCACCGACGCCACGCTGCTGGGTGCCATGGAGACGGCGGGCAAGCTGGTGGAGGACGGCGAACTGCGCGAGGCCATGAAGGAGCGCGGCCTGGGCACCCCGGCCACCCGGGCCCAGATCATCGAGACCCTGGTGGCCCGCAAGTACGTGGCCCGCGACGGCAAGAAGCTCGTGGCCACCGACGCGGGCCGCCACGCCGTGGAGCTGGTGGAGGCCCACCTGCCGCAGATGGTCTCGCCGGAGCTGACCGGGGAGTGGGAGAAGCGCCTGGGGGACATCGAGCAGGGCCGCGACACCTACCCGGCCTTCATGCAGGCCATCCGCGAGGCCGTGCGCCAGGGAGTGGACGCCGTGCGCGACGCGCCCCTGGTGCCCCACGCCCGGCTGTTCGGTTCCGGGCTGGACGAGAACGGCTTCCCCCTGGACGCCGCCCCGGCCCGCCGCCCGACACCCGCGCGGCCCCCGGCGCCTGCCCCTGCGCCCGCGCTGCAGGGCCCGGAAGCGGCCCCCGGCGTCGAGGCCGCGCCGCCCGCCGCCGGGCCGCCCCCGTCCGCCGCCCCCGCGCCCCCGGCCACGGACCGCGACGGCTTTCCTCTGGAGGCGCCTCCGGGAGCGGACGGCGCCCCCGCCGAAGCCCTGGGCGCCTGCCCGCTGTGCGGGCGCGATGTGGTCGAGCGGCCCGGGGCCTTCGAGTGCGTGGCCCGGGCCACGGGCGAGTGCGAGTTTTCCATCCCCCGGCGGCTGTTCGGCGGCGAGGTGCGCGCGGCCCTGGTGCGCGACCTGCTGGCCAAGGGCCGCACCTTCCGGCGCACGCGCTTCGTCTCGCGCGCGGGCAAGCCCTTCAACGCCAACCTGCGCCTGGCGGGCGGCAGGGTCGAGCTGGATTTCGGCGACTGACGGCGGCCCCGCCCGGTTCAGGACGGGTCGCGGCGGGCGTCGATGCACACCTGCCCATCGGGCAGCACATGCACCGTGAAGCTGCGCATGGGCAGCAGCAGGCCGGGATCGTGGCGCGCCTCGGGAATGGCGGGGGGATGGTCGCAGGTCGTGCCCTCGGGCAGGCGGTAGACCGCAAGCTTGCCGATGGCCCGCAGGGGCGGGGCCTGGAAGGTCTGGGCGCTGCCGGGCGCGCTGGTCAGGCTGCGCCGTCCGGGGCCGCTGGCGCTCCACAGGTCGAAGGTCACGCAGTAGGCCGCCTCGGCGGAGTCGTTGCGCAGGGTCAGGGTGCCGCATTCCCCCGGCAGGGGCAGGCACAGGGCCGCCAGGGCGGCGGCCAGCAGGAGCAGGGCGGTCTTGCTGGGCATGGCGTGTGTCGCATCGCCCCCGGGCGACGCTCTATCGTCATCCTATAGCCCGGCCTTTGCGTGCGTGGTATAGGGGAATTCCTGTATTCTCGCCCCCCGGCCACGCCCCTCACGGGCCATGCCCCCGGCCATGCCCTCCGGTCACGCGCCCTGGATGCCCCGGACCAGCTCGTGCAGCCTGCGGGCCTGCTCCTCCAGCCCGCTGATGGTCCGCGCGCTGTGGGCCATTTCCTCCAGGGTGTCCCGGGTGATGGCGCTCACGTCCTCCACGGCGCGGCTGATCTCCTCGCCGGCCACGGCCTGCTCCTCGCTGGCGGCGGCAATGGCCTGCACCTGGCGCGCCGTGCCCTCGATGAGCGCCACGATCTCGCGCAGGGCCTGGCCGGAATGGCGCGCCAGCTCCGTGCTCTTTGCCACGGCGGAGAACGCCTCGCGCGTGGCCCGGGCGCTTTCGGCGGTGCCCTTCTGGATGCCGTCCACGGCGGCGGTCACCTCGCGGGTGGCGGTCATGGTTTTTTCGGCCAGCTTGCGCACCTCGTCGGCCACCACGGCGAAGCCCCGGCCCGCGTCGCCTGCCCGGGCGGCCTCGATGGCCGCGTTGAGCGCCAGCAGATTGGTCTGGTCGGCGATGTCCTCGATGACGGTGATGACGTGGCCGATGTCGCCCGCGCGCTGGCCCAGTTCGCGCATGTCGGCGTCCAGGGCCTGGGTGCGCCCGCGCAACTGCTCGATGGACGCGATGACCCGGCCCACGGCGGCGTCGCCCTCCAGGGCCTTGGCCCGGGCGGCGTCGGCGCCCAGGGCGGCGGCCCCCGCGTTTCTGGCCACGTCGCTGGTGGTGGCGCTCATCTGCTGCATGCTGGCCGCCGTGGCCATGGTCCGCTCGTTCTGGCGCCCGGCGCCGCTCTCGGTCTCGCGCACCTGGCGCAGCAGCTCCGTGGCCGCCTCGGAGACCCCGGCGGCGATGGCCCCGGCGTCGCTGGCCGTGCGCGTCATGCGCTCGGTCTGCTCCAGGATGCGCCGCTCCTGGGCGCGGATGGGGGTCAGGTCGAAATACAGGGAAAACACCCCCAGCAGGGCGCCGTCCAGGTCGTAGACCGGGGTGGCGCTGACGCTGACCGTGACCCGGCCCCCGGCGGCGGGCAGCTCCACTTCGCGCTCCTGGCGCGCCTGGGCACGCAGGGCGGCCAGGGAGGTGGTCTCGCGCCCGGGGTCGCCGTGGAAAAACCCGCCCGCGCCCTGGCCCAGGAAGTCCTGCGGCTGGCCGGGCTTGCCCAGCAGGCGCAGCAGGCGTTCGTTGACGAAGGTGATGCACCCCTGGCGGTCGAGGACCAGGCAGGGCAGGGCCACCCCGTCCAGCACGCCCTGGGCAAAGCCGAGCTTCTTCTTGACCTCGGTGAACATGGCCCGCACGCCGTCGGCCAGGGCGGCCATCTCGGCCCGGAAGCGCCCGTCCAGCTCGGCGTGGAAATCGCCGCCGCCCACCCGGGCCAGGAAGCCCTGCACGGCCTCCAGGGGCCGCAGGATCTCCTGGCGCACGAAGAGCAGCGAGGCCGCCCCGGCCAGCAGCGACACCACCAGCCCCGCCGCCACCGCCGCCCAGCGCAGGGCGCGCACCGGGGCGAAGGCCTCGCGGGTGCCGACCTCGGCCACCACGGCCCAGCCCAGCCCGCCGGACTCCAGCGGCGCGAAGGCCGAGAGCACCTCGTGGCCCAGGTAGCCCGTGATGATCCGCGTGTCGGCCCGGCCCGCCAGGGCCGCGCCCACGGCCTCGGTGTCCACGCGGCCCCGGTCCGGCGCGGCGAAGCTGGCGGCCACGCTGCGGCCTGCGGGGTCCAGTCGCGAGGGCGAGCGCATCAGCCCGTCGGGCCCCACGAGGTAGCTCTCGCCGCTTTGGCCCATGCCCCCGGCCCCGGCGGCCATGACCGCGCCGATGGCCTCCAGGGGCAGGCGCAGCACCGCCGCGCCCTGGATCTCGCCGATGTGCGAGCGCACGGGCGCCGCCACGAACATGGCCGGGCGGCCCTCCAGGGCGGGGTAGGGCGCGGCGTCCACCAGGGTCGTCTGCCCGGCCATGGCCCCGGCCCAGGCCCGGGCCAGGTTGGAGTCCGCCAGCAGGGTGCCCTGCTTCAGGTCCTCGCCCAGCTCGCGGCCCCGGAGGTGGCTGTAGTACACCCGCCCGTCGTCGCCCACGAGCAGCGCGTCCTCGAAGCCGAGCACCTCCACGAAGGGCGCGAAGGCCCCGCCCACATAGTCCAGCAGCTCCACGAAGGCCGGGTCGGCCACGTCCATGCGCACCCCGGCCTTGGCCGTGCCCCAGGCGTGGTCGCGCAGCATGCCCAGGGCGTTGTAGACCTCCTTGACCCCCGCGTAGATCGCGGCCTCGTGCGTGAAGCGCGCCAGCAGCGCCTCCAGTTCGTGCAGCCGCGCGTCGCGCACGGAGGTCAACTGCTGGCGCGAGGCCGCGTCCAGGGCGCTGGTGGCCCGCTGCACGCTGAACAGGCCCACCGTGGCCGTGGGCACCAGGCACGCGAGCAGGCTGAAGATCATGAGCTTCATTCGCAGGGTCATCGGGGCTCCTTGGGGTGGTGTTGCGGGCTGGCGGCCCAGGCCCTCCCGTAGCGCATCTGCCGGGCGCCGGGAGCGACATCCTGTGAAGATGCGGTGACGATTTCGCTACGGAGCCTGGCGGGCAAGGCGATTTCGGCGCCCGCCCGGGCGGGGGCGCGGGCGGCGGCCCTGCGCCGGGTGACGCCCCGGTGACGGCCTGGCGGCCTGGCGGGCCGCCCCGGGCGTTGACTTGAGGCCCAAAGAGTTCATACTCCCGGGCCTTGGAGCGCCGATGACACACGCAAGCCTTTTCATTCCCTGCCTGGTGGAGCAGTTCATGCCCGAGGCGGGCGAGGCCGCCGCGCGGGTGCTGGCCCGGGCGGGCGTCCGGGTGGACTGCCCCCGGGGCCAGACCTGCTGCGGCCAGCCGCTGTACAAGTCCGGCCACGGCGACCAGGCCCGGGCCCTGGCCCTGCGGTTCCTGCGCCTGTTCGCACAGGCCGAGGCCGTGGTCGCGCCCTCGGGCTCGTGCGTGCACATGGTGCGCGCGGTCTACCCCGGGCTGCTGGCCGACGACCCTGCGGCCCACGCCGAGGCCCTGGCCCTGGGGGCGCGGACCTTCGAGCTGACGGAATTCCTGGTGCGCCGCCTGGGGGTGACCGACCTGGGGGCGCATTTCGCGGGCACCGTGGCCTACCACGATTCCTGCCAGGTGGGCCGGGCCCTGGGCGTGCGCGCCGAGCCGCTGGCCCTCTTGCGCGCCGTGAAGGGCCTGACCCTGGCCGAGGTGGCGGACGCCGACCAGTGCTGCGGCTTCGGCGGGCCCTTCGCCGTACAGTTCGAGACCGTGTCCGCCGCGCTTTTGGGCGACAAGCTGGACGCCCTGGCCGCCAGCGGCGCCACGGCCCTGACCGCCGCCGAGCCGAGCTGCCTGCTGCACCTGCGCGGCGGCCTGCAAAAGCGCGGGCTGGACCTGCCCGTTGTGCATATCGCCCAGATCCTGGCCTCGGAGGCGCCATGAGCCCGCAGACCCCCTTTCGCGCCGCCGCCGCTGCGGCCCTGGCCGACGCCCGGCTGCGCGCGACCCTGAAAAGCGCCGTGGCCGTGTTTCGCGGCAACCGCGCCCGGGGCCTGGCCCTGCTGCCCGAGGCCGAGTTCGAGGCCCTGCGCGAGCGTGCCGCCGAGGTCCGTCGCCGCTGCCTGCGCTCGCTGCCCGCGCTGCTGGAGCGCCTGGAGCACAACGTGGTCGCCCTGGGCGGGCACGTCCACTGGGCGCGCACCGGCGCCGAGGCCAACGCGATCGTGGCGGACATCGCCGCCGCCGAGGGCGTACGCCTGGCCGTCAAGGGCAAGTCCATGGTCACCGAGGAGACGGGCCTGAACGCCGCCCTCGAAGCCCGGGGCGTGGAAGTGGTGGAGACCGACCTGGGCGAGTGGATCGTCCAGCTCGCGGGCGAGAAGCCTTCGCACATCGTGGCCCCGGCCATGCACAAGGACCGTCGCGAGGTCTCCGAGCTGTTCCACGCCCACCTGGGCGAGCCCCTGTCCGACGACATCCCCGAACTGACCCTCATGGCCCGCCGCGCCCTGCGCGCCAAGTTCCTGGCCGCCGACATGGGCATCACCGGCGCCAACATGGCCGTGGCCGAGACCGGCAGCCTCGTCCTCGTGGAGAACGAGGGCAACATCCGCATGAGCACCACCCTGCCGCGCGTCCACGTCGCCGTCATGAGCATCGAGAAGGTCGTGGCCACCCTGGACGACATGGCCGCCCTGCTGGCCGTGCTGCCGCGCAGTTGCACCGGGCAGACCCTGTCGTCGTATACCTCGGTCCTCTCCGGGCCGCGTCGCCCGGGCCAGGCCGACGGGGCCCGTGCCTTCCACCTTGTGCTGCTGGACAACGGGCGCTCGGGCATCGTGGCCGACCCGGCCATGCGCGACGTGCTGGCCTGCATTCGCTGCGGGGCCTGCATCAACGTCTGCCCGGTCTACGCCCAGGTGGGCGGACACAGCTACGGCTCGGCCTACTGCGGACCCATGGGCTCGCTGCTGGCGCCGCTTTTGGCCCGCGCCCAGGGCGACCCCGGGGCTGCGGCCCTGGCCGAGCTGCCCTTTGCCTGCACCACCTGCGGGGCCTGCGCCGCGGTCTGCCCCGTGCGTATCGACCATCCGCCCCTTTTGC
This portion of the Desulfocurvus vexinensis DSM 17965 genome encodes:
- a CDS encoding lactate utilization protein B, which translates into the protein MSPQTPFRAAAAAALADARLRATLKSAVAVFRGNRARGLALLPEAEFEALRERAAEVRRRCLRSLPALLERLEHNVVALGGHVHWARTGAEANAIVADIAAAEGVRLAVKGKSMVTEETGLNAALEARGVEVVETDLGEWIVQLAGEKPSHIVAPAMHKDRREVSELFHAHLGEPLSDDIPELTLMARRALRAKFLAADMGITGANMAVAETGSLVLVENEGNIRMSTTLPRVHVAVMSIEKVVATLDDMAALLAVLPRSCTGQTLSSYTSVLSGPRRPGQADGARAFHLVLLDNGRSGIVADPAMRDVLACIRCGACINVCPVYAQVGGHSYGSAYCGPMGSLLAPLLARAQGDPGAAALAELPFACTTCGACAAVCPVRIDHPPLLLELRRRAAAAPQTAALAPLGPRAAAAFARLAARPGLWRAAAAAARTLDPGLRLARCLPGVGAAIALWARSRRPPRLCKPFSARWGRLRRTLEDHHG
- a CDS encoding (Fe-S)-binding protein; translation: MTHASLFIPCLVEQFMPEAGEAAARVLARAGVRVDCPRGQTCCGQPLYKSGHGDQARALALRFLRLFAQAEAVVAPSGSCVHMVRAVYPGLLADDPAAHAEALALGARTFELTEFLVRRLGVTDLGAHFAGTVAYHDSCQVGRALGVRAEPLALLRAVKGLTLAEVADADQCCGFGGPFAVQFETVSAALLGDKLDALAASGATALTAAEPSCLLHLRGGLQKRGLDLPVVHIAQILASEAP